The Arachis hypogaea cultivar Tifrunner chromosome 14, arahy.Tifrunner.gnm2.J5K5, whole genome shotgun sequence DNA window GGTTGTATATATTTTTAGCGGGCCTTTGCTTCGCGGGTCGAGATTAGAGCTTGTAATATAACTTTGCGGGTCGAGACTATATATTCCTTTGTCTTTGTAATCTACGCTTTCTACCTTCATCTTTCTGTTTTGAGCGCGAcataattcttgttttcatctatctttattttcaaggctcctaattaaactattcttcatatatatacttatttttttaGATGTCGTAACGCCTCACCACCTCtgatttacgacttaagcgtaaagctctgtgtggtagagtgttacattatggtatcagagtagttcattTCCATAGAGCCTGAGGGACTGACTGACTATGCTTTAGAGCATACTCTGAATTGTGTGTAAATTCTATTTAGGATATCTACTTGATAAACATAGCAAGTTCATGAGCATActtttgggactttgaagtactagacttgagatattgagattgATCACTTTAATATCAATTGTTCGGTGTGGACAAGACCCAAATGGCATTTTGTGGACGTGAGCGAGGTTATTCGATTGATTTCTATGGCTACTctagagaatatggctgctgctatgcaagctaCTGCTGATAGGCTGGGAAAATAAGTTGAAAATGGAAATGGATCTGGTAGTGGAGACAACTAAGGAGTTAGAGCTTATGCAGCAGAAGTAGGGTTCTATGACGGTAGTAGAATATACCAACAGATTTGAGGAACTATGTCAATTCTCGAGGGTGTGTCAAGGTGCTCCAAAAGATTATGAAGAATAAAAATGCATTAAATATGAAGGTGGTCTTCAGAGTGATATAATAAATGCCGTTGTGCCTATGGAGATCTGAATCTTCTCCGAATTAGTGAACAAGAGCGGAGTAGTTGAGGATTGCTCGAGAAAGGCCGCTTTGGCGAAGGGTGATCACCGAGAGCTCTATAAGAGGGACCAAGGCAAGGGTTATGCACTGAGAGGTCAGAATTTCAAAAGAGGCAGTCGTGCGCCTCAATACAACCAAGGCCAGAACAACTTCTGAaagaacaataacaacaattaccaagaaagaggaagagaaaagcAAGTTCAAGTTCCTCACAATGACTTGACCTGTAGTAGGTGTGGAAATTATCATCCTGATAGTTTGTGTAGAGTCAGTTTGGGCTTATGCTACTCGTGTGGTGGAACTGGGCACATGTCGTGGAATTGTCTGAAGAAAAAGAATCAGAATACTGGTAAGTCTCAACAACAGGGCCGAGTTTTTGTCCTGACTGCGGATGGTGCTACTAGGTATGACACGCTAATAAGAGGTAACTGGGAAGTTGGTAACAAGATTTTAACAGCTTTATATAACACTTGACATCATTTACATTTATATCCTTTGAGAAAGCTGACGAATTATGGTTGAAAATATCTGAGTTAGCCCATGATTTACACATGCATACTCCAGCCTCTAAGGTTGTGATAACTAAACTAGGTTGTCAACAAGTACCCTTTCGAATTCAAAACAAAGTTTATTCACGATTTGATATGTTTGCCACTGACTGGACTTGACCTGATTTTGGGTTTGGACTGGTTGTCAAAATACCATGTGTTATTAGACTGTTTTGAGCGTTCGGTTCAATTTATGTCTGAAGGGTCAAAAGGGAAAATTATAGCAAAGGGTTATTATTTGAATTCAGTTGTGGTGAAATGTAATGGGAATGAATGTTAGGAATTTGTACTGTTAGCTGCAAGTTCATCGAGAGATAAGCATAATTGAAGTTAGATTTTTGTAGTAAGTGAATTTCCAGAAGTATTTTCTGAAGATATACCTGAATTTCCCCTCCTCGAGAAAGAGTTCGCAACAGAGTTAATGCCTGGAGCAGGATCAATTTTGATTGcaccttataggatgtcaccgttggaGCTAGCAGAACTTAAGGTTCAGTTGGAAAAGCTTATGAATAAGAGTTTTATCCATCCAAGTGTTTTCTGTAAGGTCCCACattggttggggaggggaacgaagcatgccttataagggtgtggatacctctccctatcatgatgcattttgacgagtgagtgtcgggggctttggctatcatccctatcatcaaaggcaaaaccgtgaggccttgtttgtcaaagcggacaatatcgtgctagcgggtggtttgggctgttacagatggtatcagagccggagtCCGGATCGATGTACCAGCGAGGGCGCTGgcctcccttagggggtggattgtaaggtcccacattggttggagaggggaacgaagcatgccttataagggtgtggatacctcttcctAGCATAAcgtgttttgacgagtgagtgtggggggcttcggctatcatccttattgtcaaaggcaaaaccgtgaggccttgtgccAAAGTGGACAATATCGTACTAGCgcgtggtctgggctgttacatttTCCCGTGGGGGGTATCggttttattggtgaagaagaaggatggtaaCATGCGCTTGTGTGTGGACTATAGACAATTAAACAAGGTGACGGTGAAGAACAAATATCCTTTGCCCAGAATTAATGACCTGATGGATCAGTTGCAAGGAGCCGGAGTTTTCTAAGATCGATTTAAGGttcggttatcaccagataagggtgagagaGGAAGATATCCCCAAAACAGCTTTCAGAACTTGCTATGGTTGCTATGAGTACAttgtgatgtcttttgggttaagGAATACCCCTGATGTGTTTATGaattacatgaacagagtattCTGACCCTTTTTAGATAAGTTTGTCATTGTGTTCATCGATGATATCCTGACCTATTCTAAGAATGCAGAGGAACACGCGGAACACTTGCGGATAGCGTTGCAGATTTTGAAGGAGATGAAGCTTTATgcaaagctttccacgtgtaacTTCTGGAAGGAAGAGGTAAAGTTTTTAGGACATGTGGTGAGCCGAAATGGAATAGCTGTGGATCTTGCTAAGGTTGAGGCGGTGACAGAATGGGGACGGCCTACATCTGTGATAGAAGTGCGAAGTTTCTTGGGATTAGCTAGTCACTACAGAAGATTCATTAAGGATTTTTCACAGACTGCATTACTGATAACCAAGTTAACTCACAAGGATGCACCTTTCGTGTGGATGTCTGAATGTGAGGAAAGCTTTGAAACTCTGAAGGAGAGGTTAACTACAGCACCTGTACTTGTGTTGCCTGAACCCTATGAGCGATTTGAGGTTTATTGTGATGCTTCGTTAAAGAGTCTAGGGTGTGTATTGATGCAACACCGAAATATTGTGGCTTATGCTTCATGAAAGCTAAGGCCGCACGAAGTAAATTATCTGACTCACGACCTGAAACTTGCTATAATTGTGTTTTCATTGAAGGTGTGGAGACACTATCTATATAGAGTAAAGTTTCAAGTCTTCTTTGATCATAAAatcttgaaatacctctttgataaAAAAGAACTTAATATGCCTCAAATGAGGTGGATGGAGCTACTGAAGGATTACGATTTTGAACTGAACTACCATCCATGAAAGGCTAATGTAATGATAGATGCGTTGAGCAGAAAATCTTTGCATCGCTTGGATGATGATTAAGGAAGAGGAGTTACTAAGAAAGTTTACAGATCTTAACTTGGGTGTTGAAGAGGTGGCTGAGGGTGTATACTTGAACCAGCTAAACATCTCTAGAAATTTTAAGGTTGAAATTCAGAAAGCTCAGCAGGATTATCAGGAGTTGCAGAAGATGCCGCAAGTGATTAGACAAAAGAAACAAGGAGAGGTTACCGAAGACAGAGAGGGGATTTGGAGGTATAAGGAGAGGATTCATGTGCCAAATGTGGGAGAGTTGAGACAAGAAGTGTTGTCAGAAGCTCACAAGAGCGGGTTTTCAATCCACCCAGGAACAACTAAGATGTATCATGATTTGAAAGCGGTGTTCTATTGGCTAGGAATGAAGAATGACGTGGCAGTACACATGTGTTTGACTTgtcagaaaataaaaattgaacacCAGAACCCATCTGGGACATTGCAACCTTTGAAGATTCTCCAGTGGAAGTGGAAAGGTATTGCCATGAATTTCGTATCAGATTTGTTGAGGACTAGTACAGAATTTGATGCGATGTGGGTAATTGTTGACAGATTAACAATGTCCGCTCATTTTTTTCCTATTCGTATGACTTATACTTTGGAGGAGTTGGCGAAATTATACATCAAGGAGGTTGTGAGATTGCATGGTGTGCCTATGACTATAGTATTGAATAGAGATCCTCATTTCACTTCACGATTTTGGGGAGCTTATCAGAAAGCATTCGGCACTCAATTGTGCCTAAGCACGATGTACCATCCTCAAATCGATGGCCAATCAGAGAAAATGATACAAAcgctagaggatatgttgagagcttgtgtgcTGGACCAACCGATGAGTTGGGATTGTTATACGCCGctagtggagtttgcgtacaacaacagttaccatgcgagcatcggaatggctccatatgtgGCTCTCTATGGGAGGAAATGCCAATATCCATTATATTGATGTGAGGCCGGAAAATTGAGTTTGTTGGGGTCTGAATTAATGTCTAAGATAACGAAACAAATTCAAATAATTCGAGCTAGAATTCTCTCGGCACAAAGTCATCAGAAAAGTTACACGGATCGGCAGCGAAAGCTGTTAGAGTTTGATGAAGGCAATCATGTGTTTCTGAGAGTTACACTAACTATGGGTATCGGAAGAGCGATAAAAACGAAGAAGTTGAATCCCCCATTTACATTGGTCCGTTTCAAATCCTGAAGAGGATTGGGCCATTGGTGTATTAGATGGCTTTACTGTCAcatctttcaaacctgcacgatgtatttcatgtttcgcagcttcggaagtatattTCTGATGTAACTCATGTTCTTGAGCTCG harbors:
- the LOC112742294 gene encoding uncharacterized mitochondrial protein AtMg00860-like, with protein sequence MSWNCLKKKNQNTGKSQQQGRVFVLTADGATRYDTLIRDKFVIVFIDDILTYSKNAEEHAEHLRIALQILKEMKLYAKLSTCNFWKEEVKFLGHVVSRNGIAVDLAKVEAVTEWGRPTSVIEVRSFLGLASHYRRFIKDFSQTALLITKLTHKDAPFVWMSECEESFETLKERLTTAPVLVLPEPYERFEVYCDASLKSLGCVLMQHRNIVAYAS